Proteins co-encoded in one Strix uralensis isolate ZFMK-TIS-50842 chromosome 2, bStrUra1, whole genome shotgun sequence genomic window:
- the CPOX gene encoding oxygen-dependent coproporphyrinogen-III oxidase, mitochondrial: MAVAAQLLRGAARSPPALHVAVAAGRRALGSAPPGLAAGRGGRRAALAAAGALGGLALGLWRWQQAAMAASEEEEEEEEEQLRQRFMAPPVSGLRELRRRRREVRSRMELLLMETQAEVCRALAALDPGAAFAVDTWERKEGGGGVSCVLQDGEVFEKAGVNVSVVFGLLSEEAARQMRSRGKSLKAKDGKLPFCAMGVSSVIHPKNPHVPTMHFNYRYFEIEEADGTKQWWFGGGTDLTPTYLNEEDAVHFHKTLKEACDKHDLKLYPKYKKWCDDYFYIEHRGERRGIGGIFFDDVNSPSKEEVFQFVKSCAKAVVPCYIPIVKRHRHDSFTPEEKLWQQLRRGRYVEFNLVYDRGTKFGLLTPGSRIESILISLPLTARWEYMHTPPESSKEAEILEVLRNPKDWVH; the protein is encoded by the exons ATGGCGGTGGCCGCGCAGCTgctccgcggggccgcccgcagcccgcccgcccTTCATGTCGCCGTGGCGGCGGGTCGGCGGGCGCTGGGCTCCGcgccgccggggctggcggccgggcgggggggtcGGCGGGccgcgctggcggcggcgggggcgctgGGCGGGCTGGCGTTGGGGCTGTGGCGGTGGCAGCAGGCCGCGATGGCGGCgtccgaggaggaggaggaggaggaggaggagcagctgcgGCAGCGGTTCATGGCGCCGCCGGTGAGCGGGCTGCGGGAGCTGCGGCGGCGGCGACGGGAGGTGCGGAGCCGTATGGAGCTGCTGCTGATGGAGACGCAGGCGGAGGTGTGCCGGGCCCTGGCCGCGCTGGACCCCGGCGCCGCCTTCGCCGTCGACacctgggagaggaaggaag GCGGCGGTGGTGTCAGCTGCGTGCTGCAGGACGGCGAGGTCTTCGAGAAGGCGGGTGTGAACGTGTCCGTCGTGTTCGGGCTCCTGTCCGAGGAGGCGGCGCGGCAGATGCGAAGCCGGGGGAAGTCTCTGAAGGCCAAGGACG GGAAACTGCCTTTTTGCGCCATGGGTGTGAGCTCCGTTATCCATCCAAAGAACCCTCATGTTCCCACCATGCACTTCAACTACAGATACTTTGAAATTGAAGAAGCAGACG GAACTAAACAGTGGTGGTTCGGTGGTGGGACTGACCTCACTCCAACTTACTTGAATGAAGAGGATGCTGTTCATTTTCACAAGACTCTGAAAGAAGCCTGTGACAAGCATGATCTGAAGCTCTATCCCAAGTACAAGAAATG GTGCGATGACTACTTCTATATCGAGCACCGTGGTGAACGAAGAGGGATTGGAGGCATATTCTTTGATGATGTGAACTCTCCCTCCAAGGAGGAAGTATTCCAGTTTGTGAAGAGTTGTGCCAAAGCTGTTGTGCCTTGTTACATTCCCATTGTGAAAAGGCACCGCCATGACTCCTTCACACCAGAGGAAAAGCTATGGCAGCAGCTTCGGAGAGGACG GTACGTAGAGTTCAACTTGGTTTATGACAGAGGTACAAAGTTTGGCCTCCTGACACCAGGATCAAGAATTGAAAGCATTCTTATATCTCTGCCACTGACTGCAAG gtgGGAGTACATGCACACCCCTCCGGAGAGCTCGAAAGAAGCAGAAATCCTGGAGGTTCTGCGCAATCCCAAAGACTGGGTGCACTGA